Genomic DNA from Candidatus Aegiribacteria sp.:
ATCCTTATCACGGAGTCAGGTGGGTATACCATTGCAGTCATTGCTCATTCGAGTACAGTTCTTGAGCAGTTCGAGGAATCACTTGGTATCGGTATCGATTCCGATGAGAGTTTCAACCGTTTCCGGGAAAAATCATCGTCCGATCTCGCAGCAGCGGAATTGTTTGTCAGACTGGGTGAATTTTCCGGACAGGATGATATAGAAAGCCTGCTCATTACCTGCTCTACAGATGAGACGATATTGAAATTGAACCTGCTTGTCCTGATAACAGGAGATGACGCCATCAGGTACTCTTCTATCATTGCGTCAGAGCCGAACGGGGATGATGTAAATATTCCCTCCGATATCAGCGGAGCACTGAGGATTAGTTTCGACATGGAGACCTTGAGAAGTATCATCCTGTCTGAGGGTTTGAACCGGGAGTTCGAACCCGGTATGGAAATGTTCGGATTCGGTTCCGTGGAAGAACTTCTTGATGCATTCTCGGGTGATACGTATTTCGCGCTCAATCTCGAAAACGATGAGTACGCGGGGGTTCTTGAATATGGGCTGACCGCTACAGATGCTGTTGATCAGATGCTGAGCAAAATATACAGTCTGTTCATGATGTCAGGAGGATATGACCTCAGCTCGTTCGATTTTCAGGGAAGCACGTGTTACGGGATCAAAGGATACCTTGCAGATGGAATAGACGCTACAGAATTCGGTGTATTTGATGACATGTTTGTAATAGCGTGCGGATTTACACTTCAGGATGTAGCCGAAGGGATAAGCTTCGAAAATTACATCGCTTCTTCCGGATTGCGCATGGAGAACAGCGGCGGTCTTATGCTGGTTGCGGATATGGAACCAATCGCTGCGATTATGGGTCTTAACAGTCAGCTGAATCAGGAGATTGACTTTGGAAACATCGGATACATTGTTCTATCTGCCGGCGTGAATGATGGACTGCTCGTGATGAACGCGGCTCTGGATACCGGGGAAGAAAATCCATTTCTCATCATTTCAGATGTGTTGATTTCGGCTGGATCAAGAATGCTGCTTCCTGAGCCGGGTCATTCGACTCAGCAGGATACTTTATCAATGAAGGCTGATCCTCCATTTTAATCTGCAAATTATTTGAAGAAAGCTTTCAGTTTTTTATCCGCCGGACATCAGATGGATTATGTCTACAGTTGCTTCATCGGGAATTTCCGTGGAATCGTATTTGTTTCTGGGTATGAATTTGCCGTTTATTCGAGCTATAAGGAGAGGGAAAAGGTAGTTCATTTCCTGTATGACATCGTAGACGGTTTTACCTTCGTACCAGTCCAGTGTAATTCCATTGACAGTTATCATGATTGTTGAACAAGGCGGGAACGTAATCCGTTCCCGCCCGTTATTCGATTATCCTCCGTGCTTCTTGACAAGCTCGATTACATCTGTGAAGTCCACCCCGAGTTCCATGAGTTTGGCAACTGTCGGAACGCCGTCGTTCGTCCAGCCTCTGCGCTTGTATACCGCGTCCAGAAGTTGTTCGTACTGCGCTTCTCTATGGTTACGCGTAAGAGCAACCTTTTCTTCGGAGGACATTCCGGAAGGATCGATACCCACATCTTCTCGAAGCTGAGTATCGTACCTTTCCTGACGGGATTCGTATTCCTCAACTGTTACGGGACCGGCGGACCTGTAAGGTATTGCATCATGTTCACGTCTGCCGAAGCCCATTTTCAGATTGAATACACGCTGGAAATTGTAGACTTTCTCGGACATCCTTACCAGGCTGTCCATAGTCTGGGGTTTTCCGGTGACGCCTTCGAAAAACTCGCAGTACCCCTGAACGTGTGCGGGAACTTTTGCAGGTTCATCCGTTTCGGCGTTGTCCGCAGGTTCAACATCGTTCCACGGGAGCTTGCATAACCCGCAGAGGCCGAACCAGGTTCTCCACATGGGGAAGTAGTGAAGGGCTTCCGCCTTATCTTCAAAGGTTGGTATCTGCTTGTTGACCATGTCCATGAAGATGAGCCATGCTTCGTCATGCTGGGCGCCTTTTAAGGCTATTCCGTAACCGCCCTGCTGGGCAAGGGATTCTTTGGTGACGTATTCCGAGTATTCCATGCCCTTGGCTTCCATGCCTATGTCAAATACGAAGCCCGGATCAGCCCCGAAATAGTTTACGAAGTACTTTTTCATATATCGAATGCCCTTGCCGGCTATAAGGCCGAAGCCTTCTCCGCGGCCTATCTGGTGGAGCAGTTCAAGTGCCGCATCCTTGGCGCCGAAGGGGATTTCAAGCCCCCCGGTTTTCTCCTTATCAAGAACGCCTGCTTCGTAACATTCCATGACAAAGGATGTTCCCGTTGAAAAGGAGATCGTATCGAGTCCGTACGTATCGCAGTAGAAGTTGTACTCGGCCACGAAATAGGGATCGAATATGCCCATGTTGGATGAACCGCCAAGTGTTTCGTACTCCGGACCGTCAACAAGTACTTTCTCACCCTTGTAAGGACCGGTTTTCAATTCAAAGTTCTCGATAGCCTTGGCGCAGGCCATTGTGCATCCAAGCCAGCATCCATCAGGTTTGCCTTTTGTGAAGTATTTTCTGAAAATGTCAGAGCTGATCTTCGGAGTATCTTCATGCTTTCCATAGCGGTAGTTCATGACAGGGAGGAGATCGTAGGCATCCATTATCTCAACGAGGTGGGCTGTTCCCACTCCGCGCATATCGCATTGTTCCTCGTCGTACTTGATCATCTCCTCGGTTATTCTCATACCGGCTTTTCTTATCATTTCGGCGTCGTACGGCTGGTTGGGATCATCCACCATGGTTATTGCCCCGGTGGGACAAATTTCAGCGCAGGCACCGCACCCAACGCAATGAGGTTGCTCGGAATCGTATGGCATTCGCACAGCCCTCTCAGCGCCCCTGTTCGTGAAGTTAATGATATTTTCCCAGATGCCCTGTTCGCAGACTCTCATACAGAGACCGCAGAGAATACAGGCGTTGGGATTCAGGTCGACAGCGGGATGCTGATAACGTGCTTTTTCGACACCGGCATTCTTTGCGAGATCTTTGATGACCTGTACATTGGGCCACCTTGAAAGCATCATCTCCAGAGTGATTTTCCTGTTCCTGAGCACCTTCTCCGATGAAGTATATACCCTGATGGGTCTTCTAACCGGATAATTACATGAAGTAACGAGTTTCGTTTTTCTTCCGTCATCAACTTCCACGATGCAGAGCCTGCATGCCGCATACGGCTCCACCAGCTCACTGTTGCAGAGAGCCGGGATGAAGATATCGATTACTCTGGCGGCTTCAAGAATGGTAGTATCTTTCTCAACCGAGACTGATTTCCCGTCAATTTCGATTGTTATCATATTTTTGTCAGCCATTACAGAACCTCCACCGCGTTGAAGTTGCATACTTCTTTGCATACTCCGCAGCGTATACATTTCTCCTGGTCTATCACATGTGGCTCCTTCAGGCTGCCCTCGATTGCGTCTACAGGGCAGTTTCGGGCGCAAATAGTACAGCCTGTACAGTTCTCCGGGTTAATGCGGAACTCGATAAGCGCCTTGCACTTGAGCGCTCCGCATTTTCCGTCCCTGATATGTTCTTCATATTCATCACGAAAGTACTCGATGGTGCTGAGAACAGGATTGGCCGCGGTCTGACCCAGCGCGCACAGGCTGGTTTCGCACATATTCTGTCCATATTCCTCGAGAAGTTCGATGTCACCCTGGCGGCCATCTCCGCTGATAATTCTCTGCAGAATGGTTCCAAGCGCGACAAGCCCTTCTCTGCAGGGCGTACACTTGCCGCAGGACTCATCCTTGAGAAAATCAACGAAGTACTTTGCTATCTGGATCATACATGTCTCATCGTCCATGACAACCATACCGCCCGATCCCATCATGGAGCCTGCATCGGTGAGGGTGTCGAAATCAACAGGAAGGTCAAGTTTGTCAGCGGGAAGAACTCCTCCGGAGGGACCTCCGGTCTGAACAGCCTTGAATTTCCTTCCACCTGGTATGCCTCCACCGATATCGAAGATGATTTCTCTGAGAGTAATACCCATGGGAATCTCGACTAACCCGGCTTTCTTTATATCCCCGACAAGTGAGAAAACCTTCGTGCCGGATGAGCCATTCCATGGATTCTCGGAGACATCTCCGGTTCCTATGGATGCGAACCATTTTGCTCCCTTTGTAATGATTCTCGGAATGTTAGCCAGGGTCTCGACGTTATTGAGGACTGTTGGACGTCCCTTATAACCGGA
This window encodes:
- the thiS gene encoding sulfur carrier protein ThiS, whose translation is MITVNGITLDWYEGKTVYDVIQEMNYLFPLLIARINGKFIPRNKYDSTEIPDEATVDIIHLMSGG
- a CDS encoding (2Fe-2S)-binding protein translates to MADKNMITIEIDGKSVSVEKDTTILEAARVIDIFIPALCNSELVEPYAACRLCIVEVDDGRKTKLVTSCNYPVRRPIRVYTSSEKVLRNRKITLEMMLSRWPNVQVIKDLAKNAGVEKARYQHPAVDLNPNACILCGLCMRVCEQGIWENIINFTNRGAERAVRMPYDSEQPHCVGCGACAEICPTGAITMVDDPNQPYDAEMIRKAGMRITEEMIKYDEEQCDMRGVGTAHLVEIMDAYDLLPVMNYRYGKHEDTPKISSDIFRKYFTKGKPDGCWLGCTMACAKAIENFELKTGPYKGEKVLVDGPEYETLGGSSNMGIFDPYFVAEYNFYCDTYGLDTISFSTGTSFVMECYEAGVLDKEKTGGLEIPFGAKDAALELLHQIGRGEGFGLIAGKGIRYMKKYFVNYFGADPGFVFDIGMEAKGMEYSEYVTKESLAQQGGYGIALKGAQHDEAWLIFMDMVNKQIPTFEDKAEALHYFPMWRTWFGLCGLCKLPWNDVEPADNAETDEPAKVPAHVQGYCEFFEGVTGKPQTMDSLVRMSEKVYNFQRVFNLKMGFGRREHDAIPYRSAGPVTVEEYESRQERYDTQLREDVGIDPSGMSSEEKVALTRNHREAQYEQLLDAVYKRRGWTNDGVPTVAKLMELGVDFTDVIELVKKHGG